In the Primulina tabacum isolate GXHZ01 chromosome 15, ASM2559414v2, whole genome shotgun sequence genome, CCTCATTATTTTCGTGGTTCGCTTCCTCCTCCGGTGGCTGAGGCGCAGTTTCTTCTGCTGGCGTGTTTCTTGTCTTTGCAGGACTGTACTTTTTCTGCAGTCTATCTTTGTTTTCTTTCCACCATTCTTCTGCTTGTTGCTCGTCAAATTTACGCTTACTGTGGCAATGTGTTAAAAAAATCAATGTTCTTCAAAAGCTCTCTCTTCAGAAACTTATTTTGTGTGTAAATTTAGATGAACTCAGCACACGGAACAAATATGACATGAATGAAAATTGAGACTAGCAACTAGAAAATGAACATAACAggaaaaattaaagaacaagaTTCGATGCTCGAGGATCATATAATACAAGAAGCATTAAAGTTGTACCTAAATTGAATCCCTCTGAATATTTTGGTTCCATTTGAGAGTTGAACAAGCTTGACATAAACACCTGGTTCAAATTGTTCAATAACTTCCGTCCTCCCTTCAGTTCTAGCAGCTTGAGGTGTCCCTGAGTCACTCTCCATTCTCGGTTCATTTCCTACTCTAGCATTTGAACCAGATGGTTCGCCGGTTTCTTGTAGAGTTCTAATACGATTCTGTGACAGGTCCTGAACTCCTTCACGATCTTCTGATCTATGATTTTCCTTGTTACTAGATTCATGGGCTAATGCCATCTTATCAGAATAATTTGGTGCCTCGTTTGAGCTTTCTGATGGTGAAGTTGGATTATCTTCAGATGTCTCATTTCCAATCGTGTCCAACAAAAATCTAACTTGAGCACGCATGACTTTAAAAGATTCGCTTTCGATTATCTCGGGAGGTAACTGCTCTGTTATGTCGTTTAACTGCACAAGGGAAAcaagaaaatggttcaaaatttatAACACGTATAATTCCGTCATTTCAAATACATATGATAACGATGATAAAAAAGATCCATATGATAAATTAAGATATTCATAATTTGAATTACTTGAGTTGTTATTGTTAAGACTGCTTGTGTTgctttaaaaatattagaagatcTGTTAGAAGCTAGGGAAGTAGCATCTTCAGAAGCTGTCTTTAACTTCTGAATTTCTGTTTCTTGGGCTTCACTTTTTTGCTTTAAACTCTTGACCTGATTTCAAAAGAACATGTATGTtaataaacagtaaaataacatattaaacTTCCACTTGAATGTGTTTAGCAGAGGAAATCCATACTTGGCCATGAAGTTTAGATATTTCTTGATTTAGAAGATCATTGGTTTTCTTTAGGCTGTCAATGACACCCCTTGAAAACACTGGAGCCGCAGATCGTGGAGGACTTGGTCTTCTTGAGTATGGGGAAGCTGGTCTTGAGTTGGACTGGGATGGAGTATGAACCTGTAGTTGTTGAATCTGTGGTGCTGATGTGATGACAGGCTTTAAAGCATATTGAAGGGCACTAAGTGAACTTGGGAAAGCAACATCTTTTAGCTGCAAAAGTGACGGAACTTGAGATGCTCGAATGATGGAATAATTATCAGATTGTGTCCCGGACTTCACCTCGAGATACTTGATTGGTTCAACTGTAGGCGGCGATAGAAGAAGTCTCGAAGTTCTTGCCTCTCCTCTATCTGCTCTACTACTCATATCCACTGAACGTCGAGGCCCTGAGGCTCTACGACTAAAAGTACCGACAATTCCAGCTTCTGCAGCCTTTTTAAGTTTCAGGTAGCACGAATCACACACTCGGTGCGGTTTTCCTGGAGTTGGGGCAAGAGCTGCTTTCAAAGCTTTTTTTGAGCTACAAGCATGGCAATGCACCAATCCACAGTTGTAACAGTTATGTCGTTTTCGAGTAAAACCAAATGCTTGCCTACACCCAGTGCAAAACGATTGGTCCGCACCAGAAACCCATTTATGGATGCAAATACTAGCGGTATAATTTGATCCACAAGCAACATTCCTCACGTGTCGGTCTTTAATGGCTTCAACCAACGTTGGAGTATTCCTATCATCAACATTGCCATGGCCTAATCTTCCGTTAGCTCCTTTTCCCCAAGTTAATACTTCACTTCTCGACGTGAGAACTGCTACATGATGTGCACCACATGATATTTGTTCCACAAACTCTCCCACGAGCCTATCTTGTATTAAACACGGTGATTTTCCATCAGACTGGGGATTTCCCAACTGTCCGAACGAATTGCTTCCCATAGTAAAGACATGACCGGATGTTGTAAGGGCAACAGTTGTGTTATGCCCACATGCTAACTGATGGATGTTATAATCTATAAGAGCAGATACACAGGTCGGAACAAGATATGTCTCCTTGTTTCCATGACCAAGTCGATTTTTATCACCGTCACCCCAAGTGAAAAGCTTTCTCGAGGAAACAACACTTGCACCTGACTGATTCGTAACTTCTACAATAGCAGCGGTATGCCATACACCACAAGAAACAGCCAACGTTTTCAGTCCATTTAACGATTGGACCTCCCTTGGGTATGTAATGCTTTCACGACCACCGTGGCCAAGAGCACCAAATGTCCCATCACCAAATGTAAAGAGTTTTCCAGTTGAAGTCGCGAGTGCTGAATGCCATGTCCCACATGCAACTGATAGAACTTGGAGGCCTTCTAAAGGCCCAGAAACTCGTTTAGGTATCCAATGGCTAACGTCATTCCCATGGCCAAGAAGTCCAGCATTGTGGGTACCATCTCCCCAAGTATATAAATCACCAGATGTTGATAACGCACATGTGTGAAACTCTCCACAGGCTACAAAGTCAACATTCGTAACAGCCAAAAATTCTACAAGTTTAGGGCGACTAAAGTCTTTTTCGATTCCATGACCCAATCTTCCTCCAGATTCTTCACCCCATGTAAATACCTCGCCTTGTCTTGTAACAAGAGCAACATGGCGAACGCCACAAGCAATTTGGTGAACGTCAAGAACTACATTTGATTCCAATGGTTTAGGAATTAAGACATCATTTTTTATTGGAAATGAATTCCCAGTTCCATCCGTGGCACCTCCATCAGACCAAATCTCTCCCCATACATAAACATCACCAAGCGATTCTATATCATCTGGTCCAGAACCTTGACTGGAACAACTAGGAGTACTCGAGACGCTAATACGAAAACCATCTGTACCACTTGTTCTTATTTGCATGTTTGCACACTCAGACCCCGCATGTGAGCTTGAGTTGTTCAAGTTATTGTTAAAATCTGCAAAGGATTTACCACGGGGTATACTTGAAGTGTATTCAAGCGACGCTCCAAAGGCACGATTATCTTGAATGATATCACCAAAACCAGTTAACTGCACatgcataaacattaaaaaataagTAATATAATATGGGAAAATGTTGGTGTAACAAAGAAACAACAATATATGAAGACGAGGGacgaaataaaaatttttacatCAGAAATGTCACTTCTAGTACGTTTACTGCGTGCTTGGCCAGCTGATATTAAGGCCTTCAAGCCACCGAGCCAGAGCTCAGATTCAACTTTGTCCTTGCAGATCTACAAAGTGTAAAATGATACAGTAAGCAAGCAGAACACTAGTTTTTACCTGTTTGAGAACACTGGAAGGCCTAGAATACATCACATCATTCCCCCTAATGAGGTTTCATTTAACTAGAAAAATTGCGACCACTTACAAGATCGAGCGATCTATCACCGTTATTGTATATGAGTGAGAATGACAAGTACTCCTTCTCTGGGcgcaaatatcttttgaaaacaGGCTGCAGAACATAGTTTTGAAACAGTCAGATCAGTTTATATCTCCATAAATATCCAATGTTTATTACAGTCACAATACATAAACTGCATGAACATTTTTTTGCTTACGGTTCTCTGTCCAGGTATGATCCGTAAAACGGAAGATAACTTCAAATGTCTTTCTTCTCTATGTGAATACCAGATTAATGTTGTTTCGTCCTACAATTACAACCAATCCATAGTATGGAATCTTATTCCAATCTTCAAACAACCAAATGAATTGTGCTTTTATGATTGTATAAATGAGGAAAAGTTACATCAAGGTTTTGGAGGATGACCATGTATACTCACCGGAGAAAGTCTAAACGTGCGAAACTTAGGCTTCCCCTTTCTGCTGTACTTGATTAACTGTGTTCCTTTCTTCAAAGCAATGAGTGCCTTCACAGacataacaaaatcaaaattcaGGTGTCAAAGATAAAATGTTGATTTCAAATACAGCACAACAGAGAGCGCAACACGAGAGTCAGAAAAATCTAATGCTTTATTCCACATCGGATTGTGTGAAATGTGTAACTGTGTACAAGACTATACGATAGACTTTAAATGAATTGTGCTTTTATGATTGTATAAATGAGGAAAATA is a window encoding:
- the LOC142527477 gene encoding PH, RCC1 and FYVE domains-containing protein 1-like; protein product: MADPASYGNPDRDTEQALIALKKGTQLIKYSRKGKPKFRTFRLSPDETTLIWYSHREERHLKLSSVLRIIPGQRTPVFKRYLRPEKEYLSFSLIYNNGDRSLDLICKDKVESELWLGGLKALISAGQARSKRTRSDISDLTGFGDIIQDNRAFGASLEYTSSIPRGKSFADFNNNLNNSSSHAGSECANMQIRTSGTDGFRISVSSTPSCSSQGSGPDDIESLGDVYVWGEIWSDGGATDGTGNSFPIKNDVLIPKPLESNVVLDVHQIACGVRHVALVTRQGEVFTWGEESGGRLGHGIEKDFSRPKLVEFLAVTNVDFVACGEFHTCALSTSGDLYTWGDGTHNAGLLGHGNDVSHWIPKRVSGPLEGLQVLSVACGTWHSALATSTGKLFTFGDGTFGALGHGGRESITYPREVQSLNGLKTLAVSCGVWHTAAIVEVTNQSGASVVSSRKLFTWGDGDKNRLGHGNKETYLVPTCVSALIDYNIHQLACGHNTTVALTTSGHVFTMGSNSFGQLGNPQSDGKSPCLIQDRLVGEFVEQISCGAHHVAVLTSRSEVLTWGKGANGRLGHGNVDDRNTPTLVEAIKDRHVRNVACGSNYTASICIHKWVSGADQSFCTGCRQAFGFTRKRHNCYNCGLVHCHACSSKKALKAALAPTPGKPHRVCDSCYLKLKKAAEAGIVGTFSRRASGPRRSVDMSSRADRGEARTSRLLLSPPTVEPIKYLEVKSGTQSDNYSIIRASQVPSLLQLKDVAFPSSLSALQYALKPVITSAPQIQQLQVHTPSQSNSRPASPYSRRPSPPRSAAPVFSRGVIDSLKKTNDLLNQEISKLHGQVKSLKQKSEAQETEIQKLKTASEDATSLASNRSSNIFKATQAVLTITTQLNDITEQLPPEIIESESFKVMRAQVRFLLDTIGNETSEDNPTSPSESSNEAPNYSDKMALAHESSNKENHRSEDREGVQDLSQNRIRTLQETGEPSGSNARVGNEPRMESDSGTPQAARTEGRTEVIEQFEPGVYVKLVQLSNGTKIFRGIQFSKRKFDEQQAEEWWKENKDRLQKKYSPAKTRNTPAEETAPQPPEEEANHENNEAPQP